One segment of Propionispora hippei DSM 15287 DNA contains the following:
- a CDS encoding APC family permease — translation MMSVIRRLLIGKPLHNNELAHESLPKWKALSIFSSDALSSVAYGPEQIMITLITVPGIIAYGYMAPVALTILLLLAIIALSYVQVAKANPEGGGAYAIAKKNLGELPALVAAGSVFADYVLTAAVSVSAGTAAITSAYPLLLEHKVFIDLFVLFVILMVVNLRGVRESSNAFVIPTYAFLFGVLALLGAGCYKALFDAPYLIHPDALAKQPLDWAMLFLILRAFANGCSSMTGIEAIADSVPMFRKPEARNATITTYWMAGILGVMFTGITFLIMHYHIMPYHEVTALSQLAEKVFGRNGIYLYIQFSTMLVLYLAGNTAYNGLPILLSIIARDGYMPRYLATRGERLTYSNGIVLLTFMAALLIVAFQGQIDHLISLYAIGVFISFTIAQTSMVVYWKRERQPGWVLRAWMNGVGGVTTGIVVLIITVTKFVHGAWIILLFIPFIVFIFKKIRGHYDSIAEQLRVPEELICEGNSLATAGKHIVIVPVSTPTRVVFQTLKYAKLIGDNVLAVHVASTEASEEKIRQNWDKWNLGVRLVILRSPYRLLMNPLLEYIENIVQKKASNDYITVVIPEFETPKWWHRLLHNQTGWILRTTLILKENVIVTTVPYQLKD, via the coding sequence ATGATGAGCGTGATTCGGCGCTTGCTGATCGGCAAGCCGCTGCACAACAACGAGCTGGCCCACGAGAGCCTGCCAAAATGGAAGGCCTTATCTATTTTTTCTTCCGATGCCTTATCATCAGTGGCTTACGGCCCTGAACAAATCATGATTACCCTGATTACCGTTCCCGGTATCATCGCCTACGGTTATATGGCGCCGGTGGCCCTGACCATATTGCTTTTACTGGCCATCATCGCCCTGTCCTATGTTCAGGTGGCGAAAGCCAATCCGGAGGGCGGCGGTGCTTATGCCATCGCCAAAAAGAATCTGGGTGAGTTGCCGGCCCTGGTTGCCGCCGGTTCGGTGTTTGCCGACTATGTGCTGACGGCGGCGGTTAGTGTCTCGGCGGGCACGGCGGCGATAACTTCGGCGTATCCCCTCTTATTGGAGCACAAGGTCTTTATTGATTTATTTGTTTTATTTGTTATTTTAATGGTAGTTAATTTGCGTGGTGTCCGCGAATCGTCCAATGCCTTTGTTATCCCTACTTACGCCTTTTTATTCGGAGTACTGGCCCTGTTGGGAGCAGGGTGCTACAAAGCGCTGTTTGATGCTCCTTATCTCATCCATCCTGATGCGTTGGCCAAGCAACCGCTGGATTGGGCCATGCTGTTTTTGATTTTGCGTGCCTTTGCCAACGGCTGCAGCTCGATGACCGGTATCGAGGCGATTGCCGACAGCGTGCCAATGTTCCGGAAGCCGGAGGCCCGTAACGCCACCATCACCACCTACTGGATGGCCGGTATTCTTGGAGTCATGTTTACCGGCATTACCTTCCTGATTATGCACTATCATATTATGCCGTACCATGAGGTGACTGCTCTGTCGCAGCTTGCCGAGAAAGTATTCGGCCGGAACGGTATTTATCTGTACATTCAGTTTAGTACCATGCTGGTGTTGTATCTGGCCGGCAATACGGCCTATAACGGACTGCCCATCCTGCTGTCCATCATCGCCAGGGACGGCTATATGCCCCGTTATTTGGCCACCCGGGGCGAGCGGCTGACCTATTCTAACGGCATAGTCCTGCTTACGTTTATGGCCGCGCTGCTGATTGTCGCCTTCCAGGGGCAGATTGATCACTTGATCTCGTTGTATGCCATTGGCGTGTTTATTTCCTTTACCATCGCCCAGACCAGTATGGTGGTGTACTGGAAAAGGGAACGCCAGCCCGGCTGGGTCCTGCGGGCCTGGATGAACGGCGTTGGGGGAGTCACGACCGGCATTGTCGTGCTGATTATTACGGTGACTAAGTTTGTGCACGGCGCCTGGATTATTTTATTGTTTATTCCCTTCATTGTATTTATCTTTAAGAAAATTCGCGGTCATTATGACAGTATCGCCGAACAGCTGCGGGTGCCGGAGGAATTGATTTGCGAGGGGAACTCCTTAGCGACAGCAGGTAAGCATATCGTTATTGTGCCGGTTTCGACGCCGACGCGGGTGGTGTTTCAAACCCTGAAATACGCCAAGCTGATCGGCGATAATGTGCTGGCGGTGCATGTGGCGAGTACCGAGGCGTCGGAGGAAAAGATCAGACAGAACTGGGACAAATGGAATCTGGGTGTCCGGCTGGTCATCCTGCGGTCGCCTTACCGGCTGCTGATGAACCCGCTGCTGGAGTACATCGA